GAAAGCCAACGGCGCATCGCGGAAGAAACCTTGGAAATCTTCTGTCCGATTGCGCATCGCCTTGGTATTTCCACGATCAAGTGGGAGATGGAGGACATTGCCCTCCGTTATTTGAATCCGCAGCAATACTACCGAATCGTGAATCTTATGCAGAAGAAGCGGACCGAGCGCGAGCAGTATATTGAGGATGTTATTCACAGCATCAAAGAGAAATTGGATGAGATGGGTATTCAAGGAGATATTTCTGGAAGACCCAAACATTTGTACAGTATTTACAAAAAAATGAGTTCCCGCGGCAAGCAGTTCAATGAGATTTATGATCTCATGGCGCTGCGCGTCATAGTCGATGGAATCAAAGATTGCTACGCTTCTTTGGGCATTATTCATACGTTGTGGAAGCCGATGCCAGGGCGTTTCAAGGACTATATCGCGATGCCTAAGCCGAATATGTACCAATCCCTGCATACGACTGTCATTGGGCCTAAGGGAGAGCCCTTGGAGGTTCAGATTCGGACTTGGGAGATGCACAGAACCTCAGAGTTCGGAATCGCTGCTCATTGGGCTTACAAAGAGGGAGGCACAGTCGTCCCTTCCGGCACATTTGAAGATAAAATGAGCTGGTTCCGTGAAATTCTGGAGCTGCAGCATGAAACGAACGATGCCTCCGAATTCATGGAATCCATGAAAATGGATTTCTTCTCTGACCTTGTTTTCGTATTTACGCCAAAAGGTGAAGTGATCGAGCTTCCTGCTGGTTCCGTACCCCTGGATTTTGCTTACCGCATTCATACGGAAGTCGGCAATCGCACGATTGGCGCCAAGGTCAATTCGCGGATTGTTCCGCTTGATCACAAACTCAAAACGGGGGATATTATCGAAATTCTGACGTCCAAGCATTCCTACGGACCTAGTCAGGATTGGGTGAAGATTGCGCAGTCCTCTCATGCGCGCAGCAAAATCAAGCAGTGGTTCAAGAAAGAGAAACGCGAAGAAAACGTTGAAAAAGGCAAGGATATGATTGAACGCGAACTCAAAAGGTTGGCGATCGATCCTCCGACGCTGATGAGCGATGATAAAATGCTCGAAGCAGCCAAGAAATTCAACTTCAATGATATCGAAGATATGTTGTCTGCTGTTGGGTTTGGCGGTATTACAGCGGCCCAAATCTGTACGAAACTAACCGAGAAGCTGCGGAGAGAAGCTGAGGAAGCACAAGTGCTGCAGCTGACCAGCGAGGTTAAGGAAGTCAAATCCAAGGAAAATGAGCGGAAAGGCCGGCCGACGAACGGCGTGCGCGTCAAAGGCGTCGATAACTTGCTGGTTCGTTTTGCCCGCTGCTGTAATCCGGTGCCTGGCGATTTGATTATCGGTTATATCACGCGCGGTCGTGGGGTGTCTGTTCACCGCTCGGATTGCACGAACATTCCTTCCAGCATGGGAGAAGAAGAGCGCGTCATTGAAGTGGACTGGGCGGAAGCCGTGGAATCCAACTTCAACGTGGAGATTGAGATCACGGGGCATGATCGCCGCGCTTTCTTGAATGAAGTACTGCAAGCTGTCTCCGAAAGCAAGACGATGATTTCAGCCGTTTCCGGACGTTCGGATAAAAATAAGATGGCGACGGTTCATATGACGATTTTGATCAAAAATATCGACCATTTGCAGTCAGTCGTCGAGAAAATCAAACGGGTCAAAGATGTTTATTCCGTACAGCGAATCATGCAGAGCTAGCGGATTGATGCTGTAAGGGTAAGGAGTTTTGGTGAAGCGATGAGAGTTGTTGTGCAGCGCTGCAAGCGCGCCGAGGTTACAGTTAATAATAGATCTATTGGCCGTATCGATGAGGGACTCATGCTGCTTGTAGGCGTCACCCACGAAGATACGGAGCAGGATGCCAAATATTTAGCGGAGAAAATCGCCGGACTGCGTATTTTTGAAGATGAAACTGGCAAAATGAATCTTTCTGTCCTAGAGACCGATGGCCAAATTTTGTCGGTTTCGCAGTTTACCTTGTATGGGGATTGCCGCAAAGGGAAGCGTCCTAATTTCATGGCAGCGGCGCGGCCAGAGCAAGCGGAGCCTTTATACGACAAGTTCAATGACCTGCTTAGAGCTCAAGGGTTGCACGTGGAGACGGGCGCATTTGGTGAAATGATGGATGTTTCTTTGACCAATTGGGGACCTGTGACTCTTGTAATTGACAGTAAATAGGCTTATCTTGGACAGGATGCCAAAGGATAAGGCTTTAACTGACTGGTTATACTGAATAGGTATATTCATGCAGTTAGGAGCATCCGGATGCGACAATCGATCAAACACAAAGCCATGACCGCACCAGAGCAGCAGATCTTCCACACTAGCCTTGCTGAGCGTATGAGCCAAGCGCCAGCGCTTGCTGATGTGGAAATAAGCAGTGAATTCACGTCTGATCAAGAGAAGATGAAAAGCATTCCCAAGAAATCCTATCGGTAACCATAAAGCCTCGCATGCGCTCAAAAACGCATGGTGAGGCTTTATTTGTGCATCTGCAGAATTTCTCTAGACCTCCAAGTTGTGGTAAACTAACAAGTGATGTTCAGGCAACAAATCAAACAACTGCGCAAATAGGCTTATCCTGCGATTCATTCAGGTAAGCATAGAGCAGGAGACAAGGCGGGTGCTTTTGTTTTAATGGCAAATTCGAATCGTAATACGTCCTCATCCAAGGGCTGGGTTTGGTTGATGGGAATCTTGATTTTACTCGCGGTGGCAGCAGCAGCTTCATCCTTGTATTATCAATACAAACACCTGGCGGAAACTGAGCATAAAGTTAGCAAACAAGGCATTGAAGAAGTCAAATCGGTTAAAAAAGTAAAAGAGGCTTACGATGTTATTGTCGTGGGAACAGATCCGGAGGGGGTCGCAGCGGCTGTTTCAGCGGCTCGCAACGGAATGACAACCTTGCTCGTTGACGGGCGCAACCGCGAGATTCTAGGCGGGCTTATGACCTTGGGATGGATTAACTCCCTCGATATGAACTATTCTCCAGGCAAAACTCTATTAGGGAAAGACGATGTATTTAACAAGGGCTTCTTCTCGGAATGGTATGCCAAAATCGAAGGTGATTCCTTTGATGTGAATACAGCCGCGAATGCGTTCTATGACTTGGTCAAAAACGAAAAAAACATTGATCTTTTACTTAAAACCAAATCCATTGAGCCGCTCATTAATGATAATAAGACCTTAGTTCAAGGGGCCAAAATTACGCTTCAAAACGGTGATACGCAGATGGTCAAAGCTGCCTCTGTGATCGATGCTACACAGGATGGAGATTTTGCCGCAGCGGCAGGTGTTCCTTTTACAATCGGGCATGAAGATATTGGGGATCCTAATTCCAAAATGGCTGTTACGCTCGCCTTCCGTCTCAAAAATGTAACGCAGGACGTTTGGAATATGATGGCCAAAAGATTGAACAATGATGATAGTCCGGATACAGGTGTCAACGAAGTAAGTGTTTTTGGTTATGGTGAAATGAGCAGCTATCCGGCGCTTAACAAAGAAAGAGCCAAGATGAGAGGATTTAATATGGGCAGGCAGAATGATAATACTGTCCTTATTAATGCCCTGCAAATTTTTGGCGTAGACACCTTTGATCCCAAATCCGTTCAAGAAGCTTTTGATATCGGAAAAAAGGAATTGCCTAATATTGTCGCTTATATGAAAAAGACGTTCCCCGAATTTGCAACTATCGAGCTCGATGGTTCGGCGCCAGAGCTCTATGTGAGGGAAACACGCCATATGCAGGGTGAATACCGCTTGAGTATTGTTGATGTTTGTACGAACAATGATCAGTGGGACCGTATTGGATTCGGCTCTTATGCTGTCGATATTCAAAGGGTTTCGCCTACAGACTCCGGCAATGTCGTTTGCAAACCGAAGCAGTATGCAATTCCGTTCCGCAGCATTGTGCCGCAGAAAGTGGATGGACTGCTTGTTGTAGGTCGAGCGGCCAGCTACGATACGTTGCCGCACGGAAGCGCGAGAGTAATGCCTACGGGGATGGCTGAAGGCGAAGCAGCAGGTGCTGCTGCAATGCTGGCGAAGCAGGAGAAGATGACGTTCCGTCAGCTCTCCGCATCCAAAGAAACCATCGCAAAGCTGCAAGCACAGTTAACGAAGCAAGGGATGGAATTACCGCCGATGACGCTCAAGCCGCAGCCTTTTATGGAGCACAAAGCCTACGAGGGGCTAAAGTCTGCTCTAATGTTGGGGCTAGCCTCTGGCGCATACACCAACAACTTCCGTCTAGACGATGCCGCGAATCCTAAGCGGATGGTGAACCTTGTGAGCGGTGCGAAGAAGATGAAACCGGATGCTTTCAAAGGGGATGTTGCGAAGGCGATCGACAAGCTTGATAACGCTGATAAAGTATCATTAACTTTGGAGCAAGCCAGTTATACGATCACCCAAGCGCTTGGAATTACAGCTTCCCAGAATGAAGCGCAAGCGAAGTTGGTCGAGAACAAGCTGCTGACCGAGGCAACTTTGAAGCTGATTGCGGACAAGACAAAGCTAACCAATGGAGATACCTATTTGATCATTCGAGATGTGAAGACAGGTTTGACCGGGAAGCCATAAATAAAACAAGAGCCTTACTGCCGCAATGGATGTGGCGGTAAGGCTCTAAGTTTGAGTCAGGATGAGAATAAAGTGTGTACGCTTACATATATCAGTCAGCTTCTGCAGCATCCTCTTCTGCTTCGGCAGATGCTTCCTCATCCGCAGCTTCTTCCGCTTCAGCTTCTTCCGCTTCAGCCTCTTCCTCAGCTTCTACTTCTTCCTCTTCAGCGGCTTCTTCCTCTTCTTCCGCTTCTACGGCATCATCCGACTCTTCAGTGGCCTCATCCTCGGCTGTTTCTTCAGCTGCATCATCTTCTACTTCTGCTTCGGTTTCAGATTCTTCAGAGAAGAGCACCACTAGGTCTTGCCGATCATCTTGAAACTCGTTTTGTTTTGTCATTGTTACAGCCTCCTGAAGATAAATTCAAGGCCATCTGCCTTGTTGTACATGTATATGTGGAATTTATCCGAATATACGAGGACAGGTGGATGAAAATATTTTAATATGCTGTAATGAAATTGTAATTTAATTTTCATCTCGTTTTAATGAACCAGGGCTATACTTATAGATGACCCCCTTTAAAATATAATGTAACTTGAGGCCTGCAGCCATTGTGCTGCAGGCTATTTTCTTTTGTGGACACGTCAAAGGTGCCGGGCTAATAACCGAAGTGGACTTGGATTTTGAAGGTCGCCCTCTTACGAACTCATTAACCTTTATATGATCAAAATGGTTCATTTTGAAAATCTAACGAATTCTCGAAGCGTTATTGGATGCAAATGCACACCATTTCACTTGTAGGCTGCTGAGTAAGGCTAATCCAGTTCATTAGGTTGCCAATGAAGCCCATTTTCTCGTCAATAAGCACCCTACTGTTCATTAGATTGCCAAGTTAACGGAGAGGCGGCTTGGTGGTGCTCAGTCTTGCCTGTTAACGCTGTTTTTCGACGTTACAGCTCTCGTTGTGGCTTCAAACGCTGCATTAACGCTGAAATTCAACCTTAACTCACCTGATGTGTCGTTTTTGGTGCTCAGCCTTGCCTGTTAACGCTGTTTTTCGACGTTACAGCTCTCGATGTGGCTTCAAACGCTGCAGTAACGCTGAAATTCAACCTTAACTCACCTGATGTGTCGTTTTTGGTGCTCGGTCTTGCCTGTTAACGCTGTTTTTCGACGTTACAGCTCTCGAAGTGGCTTCAAAAGCTGCATTAACGCTGAAATTCAACCTGAACTCACCTGATATGTCGTTGCTGCTCGTACCTTTGCAGGCAGGCTCCTATACCTTAAAGTAGCTAGTTACAAACCGAATGAAACAGAGGAACTGTTCAAGTGCAAATGGTTGCAATGGATATCTTTCAGAGAGCAGTGCACAAAAGCTGCAGAGCGGCGTATAAAACACCCATGGATGCAAAAAAGGAGCTAAGCGTACAAGCCGCTTAACTCCTTTATTAAGTTTAGGGTAAGTGAAGCTTACCACGAATGTAGTGTTGGAGAGTGACTCCCTCACCAGGTTCACGCGCGTTTGGCGTTCAGCAGCTAAAATGGTTACAGAACTAGCCGCAGAATCGACTTTTCTTATCTATTTTACATTAAAGCATCGAAAGAATAATCGCCAGCACCGATGAGGGCAACGCCAACAGCGATTGCAAGCAATACTAAATTGTACTCGATTCCGTTGGAAGTAACCCAGAAACCATTTTTACCGTGCACTTTAAGAATTGCCATGAGCATAGTCAGTGCAATGAGCGCAGCTCCTAACCATGTCCAAAGGCCTGCGGCGAAGAGAAGGCCTCCGCCAAGCTCCGCCAGACCTGCAAGTACAGCCATCAAGACCCCTGGCTTAATACCGATGGAATCAAAGAAGCCACCCGTTCCTTTTGGACCATAGCCCCCGAACCATCCAAATAATTTCTGTGTACCGTGCGCCGCGAATGTTAACCCTATGACCAAACGAATAATAAGAAGACCTAAAGCCATTACTAACAACTCCTCTATAAATATATTTTGTTTAACAACTTACTTTATGTTAGTATATTATTACGAAGCACTTACTTTTGTCAAGCGACTATGTTAAAATTGTTAATCATAAGCTTATGATGCAAGTTTTCGTAAGAAAACTCTGAGGAGATGATTTATATGGAAGACTATCAACTATGCCCGAAATTCGAAAATGCGTTTGAACTTCTGGGTAAGCGATGGACAGGGCTTATCGTGCATGTCTTGTTATCAGGACCTAAGCGTTTTAAAGATATATCTGTTCTCATTCCAAGCATGAGTGATCGCATGCTTTCGGAGAGATTCAAGGAGCTTGAGGCTGCTGAGATCATTATTCGTCACGTATACCCCGAAACGCCGGTTCGGATTGAATATGAGTTGACACCCAAAGGCAAAGGGCTCAAACCAGTTATGGATGAGTTGCAAAAGTGGGCGGACTCTCATTAACTAATATAGTGTAGTCGTTTTGTAAATAGACGTATGTCTCTTGACTTTACTTCTGCCAATGTTTACAATAAACAATATTGTAATTCGATACTTTTGTGATCCATTGAAGGGACAAAGTAATTCGCCCCCACATTGTCAGAGAAGGAAGCCTAGGGTGGAAGCTTCCTAATGATGAGCGAGCCAAAAGACCTCCCTGAGGACCAACTGGGAACCGTGCATCGACATTTGTCGACTAACGTAGTAGCTGTTGTGCGTGTAGCGGGCGTTAACCGTCAAGAGCAGAATGTGTGTGGGATGGCCTAGCTATCTTGCCGTTCTGAATGTGGGTGGTACCACGGGTGAATTTGTTAATCAAATCTCTCGTCCCTGACGTTTGTCGGGGATGGGGGATTTTTTGCTATTTGCATGAGATAAAGGGAGGTTGACCATATGAGCATCCAAAAGCCAAAAGGCACACAAGATCTTCTTCCCGGCGAGGTGGAGAAGTGGCAGTATCTGGAAAACAAGGCAAGAGAGTTGTGCCAGCGTTTTAATTACAAAGAAATTCGTTCCCCGATCTTCGAAGAGACTGAACTGTTTATCAGAGGTGTCGGAGAAACCACGGATATCGTTGGCAAAGAAATGTACACCTTCCTCGACAAGGGGAACCGCAGCATGACGCTTCGTCCCGAGGGCACGGCCGGGGTTGTTAGAGCGTATGTGGAAAATAAGCTTTACGGAATACCTGATCTTACCAAACTGTATTATGTGGGACCTATGTTCCGCTACGAACAGCCGCAAGCAGGTCGATACCGCCAGTTCCACCAATTCGGTATCGAAGCGTTTGGTTCCGTTGATCCTAGTATCGATGCTGAAGTCATAGCGCTGGGCTACACCTTCTACAAAGAAATCGGTCTGAAGGAAGTAACCGTGGAAATTAACTCGGTCGGCACGCCAGCTGTCCGCGCGGCTTACCGCGAGCAGTTGCAGGCGTTTTTTGCCCCAGTGAAGGATCAGATGTGCAAAGATTGTCAAATTCGCTATGAACGCAACCCGATGCGTCTGCTGGATTGTAAAATCGATCAGAAATTTGGCGAAGGCGCTCCCGATATTCTGGAATTTCTGGACGAAGAATGCCGCACGCACTTCGATCAAGTGAAAGAGCATTTGACGGCTATGGAGATTCCATTCCGCGTTAATCCTCGACTTGTTCGTGGTCTGGATTATTACACGCATACCGCTTTTGAGTACAAAGCAGCTGGTATTGGTGCCATTGATACGATTGGCGGAGGCGGACGCTACAATGGCTTGGTTGAGCAAATCGGCGGCCATGGCAACGATCAACCGGGCGTTGGCTTAGGTCTGGGGCTCGAGCGTATACTGCTCGTTCTACAGGCGCAAGGTGTAGAAATTCCGAAGCCGGACCCGCTCGACGTCTACTTGATTGGTTTAGGGGAAGCGGCTGAGAAGGAAGTTACGAAGCTGCTGCACCAGTTGAGAGTACAAGGAATCAAAGCTGAGAAGGACTACCAAGGGCGCAAAATGAAGGCGCAAATGAAATCGGCTGACCGGTTTCAAGCAACCTACGTGGCCATCCTTGGAGATGACGAGTTAGCGCGCGGCGAAATTACGCTGAAGAAAATGGATACAGGCGCTCAATTAACGGTTAGTTTAGTGGATATTGGTTCGAACGCAGCTAAGACACTATTCCAATAGATGATCAAAGAATTTACAAAAGAGAGACTTTGAGCTCTGGCTCAAAGATCCCTATATTAGGAGGAAACAATCATGATGCTAAAAACACATCATTGCGGGCAGCTTACGAAAGATCAGGTAGGACAAACAGTAACATTAAACGGGTGGGTACAAAGAAGACGTGACTTAGGCGGCGTACTGTTCATTGATTTACGCGACCGCAGCGGGCTTGTTCAAACCGTATTTAACCCTGATTTCTCAGGGGATGCTCTTGCGATTGCTGACCGCGCGCGCAATGAGTACGTGCTTGCGATCAAAGGTAAAGTCGTTGAACGTGACGCGGAGACTGTGAACAAAAATATCCCAACAGGTGAAATTGAAATTCAAGTTACCGAGATTGAAATCATGAATGCAGCCAAAACGCCTCCGTTCTTCATTGAAGACGGCGTTGATGTGGATGAAGCGGTTCGCTTGAAATATCGTTATCTGGATCTGCGTCGTCCGGAAATGCAAAAAACGTTGATGCTGCGCTCCAAAGCTTCCAACATTTTCCGCAACTTCTTGGATGCTCAAGGCTTCATCGATGTGGAAACACCAATTTTGACAAAAAGCTCACCGGAAGGCGCTCGTGATTATTTGGTGCCAAGCCGCGTGCATCCAGGCGAATTTTTCGCGCTGCCGCAATCTCCACAAATTTTCAAGCAGTTGTTGATGGTAAGCGGACTAGAGCGCTATTACCAAATCGCACGTTGTTTCCGTGATGAGGATCTTCGCGCAGATCGTCAACCTGAATTCACCCAAGTCGACATTGAGACATCCTTCCTGTCCCAGGATCAGCTTTTTGAGCTTTTGGAAGAGCTTGTCGTGAAGCTTATGAAAGAAACAGCGCAAGTGGAAATCCCGCGTCCATTCCAACGTATTACGTATGCTGATGCGATGGCGAAATATGGTTCTGATAAACCGGATCTGCGTTTTGGCTTGGAGCTTGAAGATGTATCGGATATCGTTGAGACTTCCGGCGTTCAAGTATTCGCGAATGTAGTTAAAGGCGGCGGCCAAGTAAAAGCATTGAATGCCAAAGGCTGCGGAACTTGGAGCCGTAAGGAAATTGATGACCTGCTGCCATTTGCTGCACGTTATGGTGCCAAAGGTCTGGCTTGGATTCAAGTGAAAGACGGCGAATTCAAAGGGCCAATCGTGAAATTCTTCAATGAAGCCGAAATTGCTGCGTTAACAGAGCGTCTTGGGGTAGAAGAAGGAGACTTGCTTCTGTTCTCTGCTGACAAGAAGAAAGTTGTGGCTGATGTTCTCGGTAACCTTCGTTTGAAAATCGGACGTCAACTCGGTCTGATTGATGACTCCAAATTCAAATATGCGTGGGTTGTAGACTTCCCACTTCTGGGCTATGACGAAGAAGCGAAACGCTATGTAGCGGAACACCATCCGTTCACACGTCCACGTGAAGAAGATATTCATTTCTTCGATACAGACCCAGGTCAAATTCGTGCGCAAGCTTACGACCTTGTGCTCAACGGCTACGAAGTGGGCGGGGGCTCGATGCGGATTTACCAACGCGATGTGCAAGAGAAAATGTTCACGGCACTCGGATTCTCCAAAGAAGAAGCTACGAAGCAATTTGGATACTTGCTGGAAGCTTTTGAATATGGCACGCCTCCGCATGGTGGTTTTGCTTTTGGTTTTGACCGTTTGGTTATGCTGATTACAGGCCGCACCAACTTGCGTGAAACGATCGCATTCCCGAAAACAGCGAATGCAACAGACTTGTTGATGGATGCCCCAAGTACGGTAGAAGACAAACAGCTGGAGCAGCTGTCCATTCGCACAGCGCTTAAGCAGCCTGCTGCCAAAGCTTAAGAACACGGAAGAGGAAGTGTATCTATGCTTCACCAATTTTCGCGGACGGAACTAGCCATTGGGCCTGAAGGCCTTGAAATCATGAAGAATAGCACGGTCGCGGTGCTGGGGATTGGCGGCGTAGGTTCTATCGCGGCCGAAGCGTTGGCGCGTACAGGCGTTGGCCGTCTAATTCTGATCGACAAGGATGTCGTTGATATTACTAATATCAACCGACAAATTCATGCCCTCACGACGACTGTTGGTCAGCCCAAAGCTGATCTGATGCGGGACCGAATCAAATTAATTAACCCGGATTGCGATGTAATTGCGCTGAGGATGTTCTATACAGAGGAAACGTATGAAGAAGTTTTCGCTCATAACATCGACTATGTGCTCGATGCCAGCGACACGATTTCCTACAAAATTCATCTGATCAAGCAGTGCCTGGAGCGCAAGATTCCAATTGTTTCGAGCATGGGAGCGGCGAATAAAATGGATCCTTCGCAGTTTAAAGTGGCGGATATTTCCAAAACCAGCATGGACCCCATCGCTCGTGTTGTACGACAAAAATTGCGCAAAGAAGGCATCAAAAAAGGCGTGAAAGTCGTCTTCTCGACAGAAGAGCCAATGAAGCCGCGCGAAGATGTCACGCAACAAATTGTTCCGGCGAACGCGCCTGAAATTCGCAAAGCAAAGCAGCCTCCGGCGAGCAATGCTTTCGTCCCGCCAGTTGCGGGGTTGATTATGGTGAGCGTAGCTGTGAAAGAATTGTTGGAAATTGGTTTGAAAAAGCAAGGATGAGTTGTCGGATGCGCTAGATGCCCTAGATGCGCTGAATGAGGGCACAATTATTGTAAATAACCTAGCCGCAGGCTAGGTTATTTTTGCTTTTGGGGAACGTCGATCCGTTTATTGTGACATAGGGGATTTAGGATCCTTCCGCCTGAAAACATGACATGTTTTCATCTCCGAGTTATAATGAAGGCCATGGTTGCAAAGAAAAGAAAGCAAAGGAACTCATTCAATGGACTTATTTACATATGCCTCATCTCAAGAGCCGAGCAGCAAGCTGCTCGCAGACCGCATGCGGCCAACGACATTAGATGAATATATCGGTCAGGAGCAAATCGTCGGCAAAGGCAAGCTGTTAAGAAGAGCGATTGAAGCCGACCAAGTGTCTTCGATCCTGCTTTATGGTCCGCCAGGGACTGGCAAGACAACCTTGGCGAACATCATTGCCAACCGTACTCAAGGGGAGTTCATGAAGTTGAACGCGGTTGATGCTTCAGTTAAGGATGTCAGAGAGATTATCGAGCTGGCGAAGACGAATAAAGCGATGTACGGACGTAAGACTATCCTCTTCCTGGACGAGGTGCATCGCTTCAACACCTCGCGGCAGGATGCTCTGCTGCCTGCGGTCGAGCAGGGCATCCTCATCTTCATCGGGGCGACCACAGAGAATCCGTTTCACCATGTGAACGGGGCTCTGCTGTCGCGCTCGACGCTGTTTCAGCTCGAGCCGCTCACGGCGGAGCATGCGCTCATCGCCATGCAAAGAGCGATCGCCGATCCCGTGAAGGGGCTCGGCTTCATGCGCCTCCAGGTGGAGGAGGAGGCGCTGGAGCACATTGCCCGGATGGCCAACGGCGACATCCGGAGGTCCCTCAACGCGCTGGAACTCGCCGCGCTGACGACTTCGCCCGAACCGGATGGTACGGTTCGGATCACGCTTGAGGTGGCGGAGGAGTCGATCCGCCGCCCCATCGTGAAAGCGGACGAGTCGACGCAGTATGACGTCTTGTCCGCCTTTCACAAGAGCATACGCGGCTCCAGTGACGCCGCGCTGTTCTGGTTCCTCTATGCCGTTGAGAAGCTTGGCATGGACCCTATGACGTTCCTGAGGCGCCTTATCGTCGCCAGCAGTGAAGATATTGGCCTGGCGAACCCGCAGGCCATGGTGCAGTCTGTGACGGCTATGGATGCCTATCATAAGATTGGATGGCCAGAATCGAAGTACATCATTTCCCAGGCAATTTTATTCGCCGTAGAAAGTCCTAAATCCAATTCAATCCCGCTTGCGATCATGCGCGCAGAGCAATTGATGGATCAAGTGAAATCGGCAAATGT
Above is a genomic segment from Paenibacillus sp. HWE-109 containing:
- a CDS encoding RelA/SpoT family protein gives rise to the protein MGIEQLLEKAATYLKENDLQRIREAYEFADEAHHGQVRKSGEPYILHPLAVADILVNMQMDVTSIIAALLHDVVEDTTVSLETVLDKFGKTCAMLVDGLTKLERIKFKSKEEQQNENYRKMFVAMAQDIRVILIKLADRLHNMRTLKYQSEESQRRIAEETLEIFCPIAHRLGISTIKWEMEDIALRYLNPQQYYRIVNLMQKKRTEREQYIEDVIHSIKEKLDEMGIQGDISGRPKHLYSIYKKMSSRGKQFNEIYDLMALRVIVDGIKDCYASLGIIHTLWKPMPGRFKDYIAMPKPNMYQSLHTTVIGPKGEPLEVQIRTWEMHRTSEFGIAAHWAYKEGGTVVPSGTFEDKMSWFREILELQHETNDASEFMESMKMDFFSDLVFVFTPKGEVIELPAGSVPLDFAYRIHTEVGNRTIGAKVNSRIVPLDHKLKTGDIIEILTSKHSYGPSQDWVKIAQSSHARSKIKQWFKKEKREENVEKGKDMIERELKRLAIDPPTLMSDDKMLEAAKKFNFNDIEDMLSAVGFGGITAAQICTKLTEKLRREAEEAQVLQLTSEVKEVKSKENERKGRPTNGVRVKGVDNLLVRFARCCNPVPGDLIIGYITRGRGVSVHRSDCTNIPSSMGEEERVIEVDWAEAVESNFNVEIEITGHDRRAFLNEVLQAVSESKTMISAVSGRSDKNKMATVHMTILIKNIDHLQSVVEKIKRVKDVYSVQRIMQS
- the dtd gene encoding D-aminoacyl-tRNA deacylase, giving the protein MRVVVQRCKRAEVTVNNRSIGRIDEGLMLLVGVTHEDTEQDAKYLAEKIAGLRIFEDETGKMNLSVLETDGQILSVSQFTLYGDCRKGKRPNFMAAARPEQAEPLYDKFNDLLRAQGLHVETGAFGEMMDVSLTNWGPVTLVIDSK
- a CDS encoding FAD-dependent oxidoreductase; translation: MANSNRNTSSSKGWVWLMGILILLAVAAAASSLYYQYKHLAETEHKVSKQGIEEVKSVKKVKEAYDVIVVGTDPEGVAAAVSAARNGMTTLLVDGRNREILGGLMTLGWINSLDMNYSPGKTLLGKDDVFNKGFFSEWYAKIEGDSFDVNTAANAFYDLVKNEKNIDLLLKTKSIEPLINDNKTLVQGAKITLQNGDTQMVKAASVIDATQDGDFAAAAGVPFTIGHEDIGDPNSKMAVTLAFRLKNVTQDVWNMMAKRLNNDDSPDTGVNEVSVFGYGEMSSYPALNKERAKMRGFNMGRQNDNTVLINALQIFGVDTFDPKSVQEAFDIGKKELPNIVAYMKKTFPEFATIELDGSAPELYVRETRHMQGEYRLSIVDVCTNNDQWDRIGFGSYAVDIQRVSPTDSGNVVCKPKQYAIPFRSIVPQKVDGLLVVGRAASYDTLPHGSARVMPTGMAEGEAAGAAAMLAKQEKMTFRQLSASKETIAKLQAQLTKQGMELPPMTLKPQPFMEHKAYEGLKSALMLGLASGAYTNNFRLDDAANPKRMVNLVSGAKKMKPDAFKGDVAKAIDKLDNADKVSLTLEQASYTITQALGITASQNEAQAKLVENKLLTEATLKLIADKTKLTNGDTYLIIRDVKTGLTGKP
- a CDS encoding DoxX family protein, with protein sequence MALGLLIIRLVIGLTFAAHGTQKLFGWFGGYGPKGTGGFFDSIGIKPGVLMAVLAGLAELGGGLLFAAGLWTWLGAALIALTMLMAILKVHGKNGFWVTSNGIEYNLVLLAIAVGVALIGAGDYSFDALM
- a CDS encoding winged helix-turn-helix transcriptional regulator, which codes for MEDYQLCPKFENAFELLGKRWTGLIVHVLLSGPKRFKDISVLIPSMSDRMLSERFKELEAAEIIIRHVYPETPVRIEYELTPKGKGLKPVMDELQKWADSH
- the hisS gene encoding histidine--tRNA ligase; protein product: MSIQKPKGTQDLLPGEVEKWQYLENKARELCQRFNYKEIRSPIFEETELFIRGVGETTDIVGKEMYTFLDKGNRSMTLRPEGTAGVVRAYVENKLYGIPDLTKLYYVGPMFRYEQPQAGRYRQFHQFGIEAFGSVDPSIDAEVIALGYTFYKEIGLKEVTVEINSVGTPAVRAAYREQLQAFFAPVKDQMCKDCQIRYERNPMRLLDCKIDQKFGEGAPDILEFLDEECRTHFDQVKEHLTAMEIPFRVNPRLVRGLDYYTHTAFEYKAAGIGAIDTIGGGGRYNGLVEQIGGHGNDQPGVGLGLGLERILLVLQAQGVEIPKPDPLDVYLIGLGEAAEKEVTKLLHQLRVQGIKAEKDYQGRKMKAQMKSADRFQATYVAILGDDELARGEITLKKMDTGAQLTVSLVDIGSNAAKTLFQ
- the aspS gene encoding aspartate--tRNA ligase, yielding MMLKTHHCGQLTKDQVGQTVTLNGWVQRRRDLGGVLFIDLRDRSGLVQTVFNPDFSGDALAIADRARNEYVLAIKGKVVERDAETVNKNIPTGEIEIQVTEIEIMNAAKTPPFFIEDGVDVDEAVRLKYRYLDLRRPEMQKTLMLRSKASNIFRNFLDAQGFIDVETPILTKSSPEGARDYLVPSRVHPGEFFALPQSPQIFKQLLMVSGLERYYQIARCFRDEDLRADRQPEFTQVDIETSFLSQDQLFELLEELVVKLMKETAQVEIPRPFQRITYADAMAKYGSDKPDLRFGLELEDVSDIVETSGVQVFANVVKGGGQVKALNAKGCGTWSRKEIDDLLPFAARYGAKGLAWIQVKDGEFKGPIVKFFNEAEIAALTERLGVEEGDLLLFSADKKKVVADVLGNLRLKIGRQLGLIDDSKFKYAWVVDFPLLGYDEEAKRYVAEHHPFTRPREEDIHFFDTDPGQIRAQAYDLVLNGYEVGGGSMRIYQRDVQEKMFTALGFSKEEATKQFGYLLEAFEYGTPPHGGFAFGFDRLVMLITGRTNLRETIAFPKTANATDLLMDAPSTVEDKQLEQLSIRTALKQPAAKA